A single Syngnathus acus chromosome 8, fSynAcu1.2, whole genome shotgun sequence DNA region contains:
- the slc1a9 gene encoding solute carrier family 1 member 9 isoform X1: MTNQAAVNQSNANKAKAGDESQQNDGAEVGYKDAGHCSRNTHSLLLGLTVMGVVMGAVLGMLLRYMKVTDSSALTMVSFPGEILMRMLKMLILPLIISSLITGLAGLDARSSGRMGSRAMVYYMSTTIIAAILGVILVISIHPGNPKLRGGSAASAPPKNQEVSSLDAFLDLIRNLFPENLVQACFQQVIWRTPSVCSHSADDACNRCQTLRPKVQTVLKQAAVTATNQTEPIVVSRKKLEYKWGMNVLGLIGFFITFGICMGRMGERGKVMCDFFNVLNEIIMTMVSMIMWYSPVGIASLIAGKIAAIGNLEVVARQLGMYMVTVMVGLLIHGGLILPAIFFAITRKSPFTFYSGIFQAWITALGTASSAGTLPVTFRCLEENLKIDKRVTRFVLPIGATINMDGTALYEAVAAIFIAQMNDITLDGGQIITVSMTATLASVGAASIPSAGLVTMLLILTAVGLPTQDISLLIAVDWLLDRMRTSINVVGDSFGAGIVDHLSKAELQEIDAAEMQILTVEEELDFIPPPPILTEMDPLKPPELPPRSPRPPKQNHHSHVLSQSHSLTYSPSRSIRSPSPRSIRSPSPRSVCSHSHSPRPFRAHSPRLLCRTEPGYCALPSHDTQLPTLPQCYRDRLHRESETEEEEERERERVLGEPSDGEESDDTAYDRRHAILPCDLP; encoded by the exons ATGACCAACCAGGCCGCAGTCAACCAGTCCAACGCCAACAAGGCCAAGGCAGGAGATGAAAGTCAGCAGAATGACGGCGCGGAGGTGGGCTACAAAGACGCCGGCCACTGCAGCCGCAACACTCACAGCCTCCTACTGGGCCTCACCGTCATGG GTGTGGTGATGGGAGCCGTTCTGGGCATGTTGCTGCGCTACATGAAGGTGACTGACAGCTCGGCCCTCACCATGGTCTCCTTCCCCGGCGAGATCCTCATGAGGATGCTCAAGATGCTCATCCTGCCCCTCATCATCTCCAGCCTCATCACAG GTCTGGCCGGACTGGACGCTCGCTCCAGTGGCAGGATGGGCAGCAGAGCCATGGTGTACTACATGAGCACCACCATcatcgccgccatcttggGCGTCATTCTGGTGATCAGCATCCACCCCGGCAACCCCAAGCTCAGGGGGGGCTCCGCCGCCTCCGCCCCTCCGAAGAACCAGGAAGTCAGCAGTCTGGATGCCTTCCTGGACCTCATCCgcaacctcttcccagagaaCCTGGTGCAGGCGTGCTTCCAGCAGGTGATTTGGCGGACTCCGTCTGTTTGCTCACATTCTGCCGATGACGCTTGTAACCGATGTCAAACTTTGCGACCGAAGGTCCAGACGGTGTTGAAACAGGCGGCGGTGACGGCCACAAACCAAACGGAACCAATTGTCGTCAGCAGAAAAAAACTGGAGTACAAATGGGGCATGAACGTCCTCG GCTTGATCGGCTTCTTCATCACCTTCGGCATCTGCATGGGCCGGATGGGCGAGCGTGGCAAAGTCATGTGCGACTTCTTCAACGTCCTCAATGAGATCATCATGACCATGGTGTCCATGATCATGTG GTATTCCCCGGTGGGCATCGCCTCGCTGATTGCGGGTAAGATTGCAGCCATCGGCAACCTGGAGGTGGTGGCGCGGCAGTTAGGCATGTATATGGTGACCGTCATGGTGGGCCTGCTCATACACGGTGGCCTTATCCTGCCCGCCATCTTCTTCGCCATCACCCGCAAGAGTCCCTTCACCTTCTACTCGGGCATCTTCCAGGCCTGGATCACCGCACTGGGCACGGCCAGCAG CGCCGGGACCTTGCCGGTCACGTTTCGCTGCCTGGAGGAGAACCTGAAGATCGATAAGCGCGTGACCCGATTCGTGCTGCCCATCGGCGCCACCATCAACATGGATGGCACGGCGCTCTACGAGGCCGTGGCGGCCATCTTCATCGCGCAGATGAACGACATCACGCTGGACGGCGGCCAGATCATCACAGTCAG CATGACGGCCACCCTGGCCAGCGTGGGAGCGGCCAGCATTCCGAGTGCCGGATTGGTCACCATGCTGCTGATCCTGACGGCCGTGGGCCTCCCCACGCAGGACATCAGTCTGCTCATCGCCGTCGACTGGCTGCT CGATCGGATGCGCACCTCCATCAACGTTGTGGGCGACTCGTTTGGGGCCGGCATCGTGGACCACTTGTCCAAAGCTGAGCTTCAGGAAATAGACGCGGCCGAAATGCAAATTCTCACGGTGGAGGAGGAACTGGATTTCATCCCGCCGCCGCCCATTCTGACCGAGATGGACCCGCTCAAGCCGCCCGAGCTGCCCCCCCGCTCGCCCCGCCCTCCCAAGCAGAACCACCACAGCCACGTCCTGTCCCAGTCCCACTCGCTCACCTACTCGCCGTCCCGTTCTATCCGCTCCCCGTCGCCGCGCTCTATCCGTTCGCCCTCCCCGCGTTCTGTGTGCTCCCACTCCCACTCCCCTCGGCCTTTCCGCGCCCACTCGCCTCGCCTTCTCTGCAGGACGGAGCCGGGCTACTGTGCCCTGCCCAGCCACGACACCCAG
- the slc1a9 gene encoding solute carrier family 1 member 9 isoform X2 yields the protein MTNQAAVNQSNANKAKAGDESQQNDGAEVGYKDAGHCSRNTHSLLLGLTVMGVVMGAVLGMLLRYMKVTDSSALTMVSFPGEILMRMLKMLILPLIISSLITGLAGLDARSSGRMGSRAMVYYMSTTIIAAILGVILVISIHPGNPKLRGGSAASAPPKNQEVSSLDAFLDLIRNLFPENLVQACFQQVQTVLKQAAVTATNQTEPIVVSRKKLEYKWGMNVLGLIGFFITFGICMGRMGERGKVMCDFFNVLNEIIMTMVSMIMWYSPVGIASLIAGKIAAIGNLEVVARQLGMYMVTVMVGLLIHGGLILPAIFFAITRKSPFTFYSGIFQAWITALGTASSAGTLPVTFRCLEENLKIDKRVTRFVLPIGATINMDGTALYEAVAAIFIAQMNDITLDGGQIITVSMTATLASVGAASIPSAGLVTMLLILTAVGLPTQDISLLIAVDWLLDRMRTSINVVGDSFGAGIVDHLSKAELQEIDAAEMQILTVEEELDFIPPPPILTEMDPLKPPELPPRSPRPPKQNHHSHVLSQSHSLTYSPSRSIRSPSPRSIRSPSPRSVCSHSHSPRPFRAHSPRLLCRTEPGYCALPSHDTQLPTLPQCYRDRLHRESETEEEEERERERVLGEPSDGEESDDTAYDRRHAILPCDLP from the exons ATGACCAACCAGGCCGCAGTCAACCAGTCCAACGCCAACAAGGCCAAGGCAGGAGATGAAAGTCAGCAGAATGACGGCGCGGAGGTGGGCTACAAAGACGCCGGCCACTGCAGCCGCAACACTCACAGCCTCCTACTGGGCCTCACCGTCATGG GTGTGGTGATGGGAGCCGTTCTGGGCATGTTGCTGCGCTACATGAAGGTGACTGACAGCTCGGCCCTCACCATGGTCTCCTTCCCCGGCGAGATCCTCATGAGGATGCTCAAGATGCTCATCCTGCCCCTCATCATCTCCAGCCTCATCACAG GTCTGGCCGGACTGGACGCTCGCTCCAGTGGCAGGATGGGCAGCAGAGCCATGGTGTACTACATGAGCACCACCATcatcgccgccatcttggGCGTCATTCTGGTGATCAGCATCCACCCCGGCAACCCCAAGCTCAGGGGGGGCTCCGCCGCCTCCGCCCCTCCGAAGAACCAGGAAGTCAGCAGTCTGGATGCCTTCCTGGACCTCATCCgcaacctcttcccagagaaCCTGGTGCAGGCGTGCTTCCAGCAG GTCCAGACGGTGTTGAAACAGGCGGCGGTGACGGCCACAAACCAAACGGAACCAATTGTCGTCAGCAGAAAAAAACTGGAGTACAAATGGGGCATGAACGTCCTCG GCTTGATCGGCTTCTTCATCACCTTCGGCATCTGCATGGGCCGGATGGGCGAGCGTGGCAAAGTCATGTGCGACTTCTTCAACGTCCTCAATGAGATCATCATGACCATGGTGTCCATGATCATGTG GTATTCCCCGGTGGGCATCGCCTCGCTGATTGCGGGTAAGATTGCAGCCATCGGCAACCTGGAGGTGGTGGCGCGGCAGTTAGGCATGTATATGGTGACCGTCATGGTGGGCCTGCTCATACACGGTGGCCTTATCCTGCCCGCCATCTTCTTCGCCATCACCCGCAAGAGTCCCTTCACCTTCTACTCGGGCATCTTCCAGGCCTGGATCACCGCACTGGGCACGGCCAGCAG CGCCGGGACCTTGCCGGTCACGTTTCGCTGCCTGGAGGAGAACCTGAAGATCGATAAGCGCGTGACCCGATTCGTGCTGCCCATCGGCGCCACCATCAACATGGATGGCACGGCGCTCTACGAGGCCGTGGCGGCCATCTTCATCGCGCAGATGAACGACATCACGCTGGACGGCGGCCAGATCATCACAGTCAG CATGACGGCCACCCTGGCCAGCGTGGGAGCGGCCAGCATTCCGAGTGCCGGATTGGTCACCATGCTGCTGATCCTGACGGCCGTGGGCCTCCCCACGCAGGACATCAGTCTGCTCATCGCCGTCGACTGGCTGCT CGATCGGATGCGCACCTCCATCAACGTTGTGGGCGACTCGTTTGGGGCCGGCATCGTGGACCACTTGTCCAAAGCTGAGCTTCAGGAAATAGACGCGGCCGAAATGCAAATTCTCACGGTGGAGGAGGAACTGGATTTCATCCCGCCGCCGCCCATTCTGACCGAGATGGACCCGCTCAAGCCGCCCGAGCTGCCCCCCCGCTCGCCCCGCCCTCCCAAGCAGAACCACCACAGCCACGTCCTGTCCCAGTCCCACTCGCTCACCTACTCGCCGTCCCGTTCTATCCGCTCCCCGTCGCCGCGCTCTATCCGTTCGCCCTCCCCGCGTTCTGTGTGCTCCCACTCCCACTCCCCTCGGCCTTTCCGCGCCCACTCGCCTCGCCTTCTCTGCAGGACGGAGCCGGGCTACTGTGCCCTGCCCAGCCACGACACCCAG